In a genomic window of Agarivorans albus:
- a CDS encoding UDP-2,3-diacylglucosamine diphosphatase, producing the protein MHTYFISDLHLSEDRPDIIQAFLDFLQQQAPKAEALYILGDLFEFWIGDDDKTPVAKQVEQALKALSDKGVPSYFIHGNRDFMVGKAYAQCCGMTLLEEETLVDLYGHKVLILHGDTLCTDDVGYQEYREVTQKLWLRRLFLLLPLFVRQKIANKIRSKSKQANTSKSLGIMDVNQQAVEQRFEGQAIDYMIHGHTHRPDIHSIEQTNNTIKYRVVLGDWYQQMSVLKIDRNGLELSAKGQLQKLELGQ; encoded by the coding sequence GTGCACACCTATTTCATTTCAGATTTACATCTAAGTGAAGATCGGCCTGACATTATTCAGGCCTTTCTCGACTTTTTGCAGCAACAAGCCCCTAAGGCCGAAGCCCTCTACATTTTGGGCGACTTATTCGAGTTTTGGATTGGTGATGACGATAAAACACCGGTGGCCAAGCAAGTAGAACAAGCGTTAAAAGCTTTGTCTGATAAAGGTGTGCCAAGTTACTTTATTCATGGTAACCGAGACTTTATGGTAGGCAAAGCTTACGCACAATGCTGCGGCATGACCTTGCTTGAAGAAGAAACATTGGTAGATCTTTACGGTCATAAAGTCTTAATTTTGCATGGCGATACCTTATGCACTGACGATGTAGGTTATCAAGAGTACCGCGAGGTAACTCAAAAGCTTTGGCTTAGGCGCTTATTTTTATTGCTGCCTCTATTTGTTCGGCAAAAAATTGCCAACAAAATCCGCAGTAAAAGTAAACAAGCCAACACCAGCAAATCGCTTGGCATTATGGATGTTAACCAACAAGCCGTTGAACAACGCTTTGAAGGTCAGGCTATCGACTACATGATCCACGGTCATACCCACCGACCAGATATCCACTCTATTGAGCAAACCAATAATACAATCAAGTATCGGGTAGTACTTGGAGATTGGTACCAACAAATGAGTGTATTAAAAATTGATCGAAACGGATTAGAACTTAGCGCTAAAGGTCAGCTACAGAAGCTTGAGCTTGGTCAATAA
- a CDS encoding peptidylprolyl isomerase, giving the protein MVTLHTNFGDIVVKLNTAEAPETAANFIAYAKDGFYNDTIFHRVIDGFMVQGGGFASGMEEKETKAPIKNEANNGLSNKTGTLAMARTMDPHSASAQFFINVNDNTFLDFKAETTEGWGYCVFGEVVEGMDVVNKIKGVDTGNFGYVHSDVPLEEVLITSVSVAE; this is encoded by the coding sequence ATGGTTACTTTACATACAAATTTTGGCGACATCGTGGTTAAACTAAACACCGCTGAAGCGCCTGAAACAGCTGCTAACTTCATTGCTTATGCAAAAGATGGATTTTACAACGACACTATCTTCCACCGCGTAATCGATGGCTTTATGGTTCAAGGCGGTGGCTTTGCATCTGGCATGGAAGAGAAAGAAACCAAAGCGCCAATTAAAAACGAGGCGAACAACGGTTTATCTAACAAAACTGGCACCTTGGCAATGGCTCGCACCATGGATCCTCACTCAGCTTCTGCCCAGTTTTTCATCAACGTGAATGACAACACCTTCCTAGACTTTAAAGCAGAGACCACCGAAGGATGGGGTTACTGCGTATTTGGAGAAGTCGTTGAAGGCATGGATGTAGTTAACAAAATCAAAGGCGTAGACACTGGTAACTTTGGTTATGTTCACTCAGACGTTCCTTTAGAAGAAGTACTAATCACTTCTGTAAGTGTTGCGGAATAA